In a single window of the Rhodoferax saidenbachensis genome:
- a CDS encoding formylglycine-generating enzyme family protein, producing the protein MTLRRTAIGLTLAAVLAVAGIYGYRLYWQEATPQDAGNTARLQCVAPGTDAQVPSPHPGMVWVPAGTFAFGDTVYAEEQPVRPATVKGFWMDRTEVTNAQFARFVQATGYVTLAERPVDTKLHPGLPPDMQQPGAVVFINPADVRNGGDLRQWWQYVPGASWRHPGGLATSIEGRDAFPVVNVTLEDAQAYARWAGRALPSEAEWEWAARGGQVENNDRTQPVQANTWQGVFPVSNQAADGFTALAPVGCFAPNGFGLRDMIGNVWELTADRYTERHGAQDNIPPDQPPVAQRPGAEPGRHVIKGGSYLCAPNYCMRYRAGARQPQEDDLATAHVGFRTVLRAAGP; encoded by the coding sequence ATGACACTGCGCCGCACGGCAATAGGGCTGACCCTAGCTGCAGTGCTGGCTGTGGCGGGCATTTACGGGTACCGACTGTACTGGCAAGAGGCCACGCCGCAGGATGCAGGCAACACAGCGCGCCTGCAATGCGTCGCCCCCGGCACCGACGCGCAAGTACCCTCACCCCACCCCGGCATGGTGTGGGTACCGGCTGGCACATTTGCCTTTGGCGACACCGTGTATGCCGAAGAACAACCCGTGCGCCCGGCCACTGTCAAGGGCTTCTGGATGGACCGCACCGAGGTCACCAACGCGCAGTTCGCACGCTTCGTACAAGCCACCGGCTACGTGACGCTGGCCGAACGGCCCGTGGACACCAAGCTCCACCCCGGCTTGCCCCCAGACATGCAGCAACCCGGTGCTGTGGTCTTCATCAACCCGGCCGACGTGCGCAATGGCGGCGACCTGCGCCAGTGGTGGCAATACGTGCCCGGTGCCAGTTGGCGCCACCCCGGTGGCCTCGCCACCAGCATCGAGGGCCGCGATGCGTTTCCGGTGGTCAACGTCACGCTGGAAGACGCCCAGGCCTACGCGCGCTGGGCAGGCCGCGCCCTGCCCTCCGAGGCCGAATGGGAATGGGCCGCACGCGGTGGGCAGGTGGAGAACAACGACCGCACCCAACCCGTGCAAGCCAATACCTGGCAAGGTGTGTTCCCCGTATCCAACCAGGCCGCCGATGGTTTTACTGCGCTGGCACCCGTGGGCTGCTTTGCACCCAATGGGTTTGGTTTGCGCGACATGATTGGCAATGTGTGGGAACTCACCGCCGACCGCTATACCGAGCGCCACGGCGCACAAGACAACATCCCGCCCGACCAGCCGCCCGTGGCCCAGCGCCCCGGTGCCGAGCCCGGACGCCACGTGATCAAAGGCGGCTCTTACCTGTGTGCGCCCAACTACTGCATGCGTTACCGCGCCGGTGCGCGCCAGCCACAGGAAGATGACCTGGCCACCGCCCATGTCGGATTCCGGACAGTGTTGCGTGCAGCGGGGCCTTAA
- a CDS encoding WS/DGAT/MGAT family O-acyltransferase, protein MKALSPTDSAFLWMETRNQPMHVAGLNIYTPPKGAGPEFVGQMLDEWRQHLGAEAPFNLKPRLRLGMWYWEEDTDFEMDYHVRHLALPQPGRIRELLALVSRVHGNLMDRSRPLWECYVIEGLPGGRFATYIKMHHALIDGVSGARMTAQAMATTAAEHKPPLWAQSLGKVPKPRPASASKSLLAQLSELAQAGREILPGIGAGLVDMARSASGEETAIPTLKAPPTPFNVEISGARRFAAQSFPLSRLKRIGQAANATVNDVTLAICAGALRQYLQTHAKLPAKPLVAMVPVSLHGETDLGGNQVTLLLAELATHIKDPLKRLEKIKASTTQAKDKLRSMSRLQKMAYGMTSIATFGPALVTKLAGKYPPFNLVISNVPGSRETLYMNGATLDEIYPVSIPTHYLALNITISGYRDNLGFGFIACRRSVPALQRMLDYTEQSIEELEKALGLNAPVAKKKAAAPAPKKPHKPVAKKT, encoded by the coding sequence ATGAAAGCCCTGAGCCCCACCGATTCAGCGTTCCTGTGGATGGAAACGCGCAACCAGCCCATGCATGTGGCAGGGCTCAACATCTACACACCGCCCAAGGGCGCCGGGCCGGAGTTTGTGGGCCAGATGCTGGACGAGTGGCGCCAGCACCTGGGTGCCGAAGCACCTTTTAACCTGAAGCCGCGCCTGCGGCTGGGCATGTGGTACTGGGAAGAAGACACCGATTTCGAGATGGACTACCACGTGCGCCATCTCGCGCTGCCCCAGCCCGGACGCATCCGCGAGCTGCTGGCACTGGTGTCGCGTGTGCATGGCAACCTGATGGACCGCAGCCGCCCGTTGTGGGAGTGTTACGTCATTGAGGGCCTGCCCGGAGGGCGTTTTGCCACCTACATCAAGATGCACCACGCGCTGATTGACGGCGTGAGCGGCGCGCGCATGACAGCACAGGCCATGGCCACTACCGCTGCCGAACACAAGCCGCCGCTGTGGGCCCAATCGCTGGGCAAGGTGCCCAAGCCACGCCCTGCGTCTGCCAGCAAAAGTCTGCTGGCGCAACTGAGCGAACTGGCCCAAGCCGGGCGCGAAATACTGCCGGGCATTGGCGCCGGGCTGGTGGACATGGCCCGCTCCGCCAGCGGTGAAGAAACCGCCATCCCCACGCTCAAGGCGCCACCCACACCGTTCAATGTGGAGATTTCGGGTGCGCGCCGGTTTGCCGCACAGTCGTTTCCGCTCTCGCGCCTCAAACGCATTGGCCAGGCCGCCAACGCCACGGTCAATGACGTCACGCTGGCGATTTGCGCCGGTGCCCTGCGCCAGTACCTGCAAACCCACGCCAAGCTGCCCGCCAAACCGCTGGTCGCCATGGTGCCGGTGTCGCTGCACGGAGAGACCGATCTGGGTGGCAACCAGGTCACGCTGCTGCTGGCCGAGTTGGCCACCCACATCAAGGACCCGCTCAAACGGCTGGAGAAAATCAAGGCCTCCACCACCCAAGCCAAGGACAAGCTGCGCAGCATGTCGCGCCTGCAGAAAATGGCTTACGGCATGACGTCGATTGCCACCTTCGGCCCCGCGCTGGTGACCAAGCTGGCAGGCAAGTACCCGCCATTCAACCTGGTGATCTCCAACGTTCCGGGTTCACGCGAGACGCTGTACATGAACGGCGCCACGCTGGACGAGATCTACCCGGTGTCCATCCCCACGCACTACTTGGCGCTCAACATCACCATCAGCGGTTACCGCGACAACCTGGGTTTTGGCTTCATCGCCTGCCGCCGCTCGGTACCTGCGCTGCAGCGCATGCTGGACTACACAGAGCAATCGATTGAGGAACTGGAAAAAGCGCTGGGACTGAATGCTCCTGTGGCGAAGAAAAAAGCGGCCGCTCCTGCGCCGAAAAAGCCCCACAAGCCCGTAGCGAAGAAGACATAA
- a CDS encoding chromate transporter: MPPASPPADSSAVRARPQSIADLFWSFSMLALQGFGGVLAVVQRELVEKKKWLTLEEFVEDWAVAQILPGPNVVNLSLMIGDRYFGMRGALAALAGMLAFPLLIAVAMAALFAGVADTPQAQGALRGMGAVAAALVTATGLKLIGALKKNPMGTPVCWALAAITFVAIGILRLPLVWVLLSAGGVASLWAYRQLGKTRALGGDAR, encoded by the coding sequence ATGCCCCCTGCCTCACCTCCTGCTGATTCTTCGGCAGTTCGCGCCCGCCCCCAATCGATAGCCGACCTGTTCTGGTCTTTCTCCATGCTCGCACTGCAGGGCTTTGGCGGCGTGCTGGCCGTGGTGCAGCGGGAGCTGGTCGAAAAGAAAAAGTGGCTCACGCTGGAAGAGTTTGTCGAAGACTGGGCTGTGGCCCAGATCCTGCCCGGCCCCAATGTGGTGAACCTCTCGCTGATGATTGGTGACCGCTACTTCGGCATGCGCGGTGCGCTGGCCGCACTGGCCGGCATGCTGGCTTTTCCGCTGCTGATCGCCGTGGCCATGGCCGCCTTATTTGCTGGCGTTGCCGACACCCCGCAGGCCCAGGGCGCACTGCGCGGCATGGGTGCCGTGGCGGCTGCGCTGGTCACTGCCACCGGGCTCAAGCTCATCGGCGCTTTGAAGAAAAATCCGATGGGAACCCCCGTCTGCTGGGCGCTGGCAGCTATTACTTTTGTAGCGATTGGCATCTTGCGGCTGCCCCTGGTCTGGGTGCTGCTGTCGGCGGGTGGCGTGGCCAGCCTGTGGGCCTACCGGCAACTGGGCAAGACCCGCGCACTGGGCGGAGACGCACGATGA
- a CDS encoding chromate transporter, whose product MPLHLTLTAADWLGMFVHFMSLSLLAVGGAITTAPDMHRYLVGEQHWLTEDQFTSSISLAQAAPGPNVLFVALMGWNVGVNAAGGLSTGVMAGVYGLMGVLIAMVGIMLPSTTLTFAAARWGHQNRELRAVRAFKQGMAPIVIALLIATGWILASSQGTPLENWRPWLLTAVATVIVWRTKLHLLWLLGGGALLGWMGWV is encoded by the coding sequence ATGCCTTTGCACCTCACCCTCACCGCCGCCGACTGGCTGGGCATGTTTGTCCACTTCATGTCTCTCTCGCTCCTGGCCGTGGGCGGCGCCATCACCACCGCGCCCGACATGCACCGCTACCTGGTGGGTGAACAGCACTGGTTGACCGAGGACCAGTTCACTTCCAGCATCTCGCTGGCGCAGGCCGCGCCCGGCCCCAACGTGTTGTTTGTCGCGCTGATGGGCTGGAATGTGGGTGTGAACGCCGCCGGCGGTCTGTCTACCGGTGTGATGGCCGGGGTCTATGGCCTCATGGGCGTGCTGATCGCCATGGTGGGCATCATGCTGCCCAGCACCACCCTCACCTTCGCCGCCGCCCGCTGGGGCCACCAGAACCGCGAGCTGCGCGCCGTGCGCGCCTTCAAGCAGGGCATGGCGCCCATCGTGATTGCACTGTTGATTGCGACGGGCTGGATTCTGGCGTCTAGCCAAGGCACGCCGCTGGAGAACTGGCGCCCTTGGCTGCTAACCGCCGTGGCCACCGTGATTGTGTGGCGCACCAAGCTGCACTTGCTGTGGCTGCTGGGAGGCGGGGCGTTATTGGGGTGGATGGGCTGGGTATAA
- a CDS encoding putative bifunctional diguanylate cyclase/phosphodiesterase: protein MQSPSVLPSRDTSVVPPALDSSPDVRKLPIRLLMRFTDPLFEQRFLRFYEGFYRRYAQASLVLGMILIVGDWLVDHLAFPEVSANGYRMVLSIPILAVGLALSFSRAGKRHWQTLMAAIIVLVGISLYWTLHRIGLQGGSGLGSWVGILNFTFFELYCFVILGIGFRYALPTGLLLFVGFEVSILTVLAGEMEHGSYLTYHVFTVFLLAAMIGWWREYLLRKEFLAVAELEVATQVALSQAEYLSEHDAVTGLRNLTGFIALLERETRAADAQHRTLPLLLIDLERLRRIRDAFGQKAADHLTRSLVDRLHASAGPFQPTPEFARTSSFEVAVLFRHVQDTATVIEASERLLESLRQPFHLEGQDFYLLPTGGLGLYPNDGDSGEATLKAARVALSTHAHEERSLHFYNADHDRALAQRQRLEEDLRGALAAGQLSLAYQPLVRVSDRTPSGVEALLRWTHPTLGAIGPVEFIPMMEELGLIHEIGEWVLNEACAQAVRWQQSGLVLTEMAVNVSGLQLADPGFASRVSRALAQSELPPQKLVLELTESVLVHDNDAAMAQLSALKALGLRLALDDFGTGFSSLMSIARFPFDIVKLDRSFVQAAPSTRAAAAIVEAIMALATRLGMETVAEGIETEEQLQYIAALGCHLAQGYLFARPCSAEELTVLYPAHPPQ from the coding sequence GTGCAAAGCCCAAGCGTTTTGCCGTCCCGCGATACCAGCGTGGTGCCGCCCGCGTTGGACAGTTCCCCGGACGTGCGCAAACTGCCGATCCGGCTGTTGATGCGGTTTACCGATCCTCTGTTTGAGCAGCGCTTTCTGCGCTTTTACGAGGGGTTCTACAGGCGTTATGCCCAGGCCAGTCTGGTGCTGGGCATGATTCTGATTGTTGGCGACTGGCTGGTTGACCACCTGGCGTTTCCCGAGGTTTCCGCCAATGGGTACCGCATGGTGTTGAGCATCCCTATCCTTGCGGTCGGTCTGGCGCTGTCATTCAGCCGTGCGGGCAAGCGGCACTGGCAGACGCTGATGGCTGCGATTATTGTGCTGGTGGGGATCAGCCTGTACTGGACGCTGCACCGGATCGGTCTTCAGGGCGGCAGTGGTCTGGGGTCGTGGGTCGGCATCCTCAATTTCACCTTTTTTGAGCTCTATTGTTTTGTCATTCTTGGCATCGGGTTTCGTTATGCGCTGCCGACCGGTTTGCTACTTTTTGTGGGATTTGAGGTCTCCATACTGACCGTCCTGGCCGGCGAGATGGAGCATGGCAGCTACCTGACCTACCATGTGTTCACGGTGTTTCTGCTGGCGGCCATGATTGGCTGGTGGCGGGAGTATTTGCTGCGCAAGGAATTTCTGGCGGTGGCGGAGCTTGAGGTGGCCACGCAGGTCGCGTTAAGCCAAGCGGAATATCTCAGTGAGCACGATGCCGTGACCGGGCTGCGCAACCTCACGGGTTTCATTGCGTTGCTGGAGCGGGAGACGCGTGCGGCAGATGCCCAGCACCGCACATTGCCACTGTTGCTCATTGACCTGGAGCGCCTTCGGCGTATCCGGGATGCCTTTGGTCAAAAGGCGGCCGATCATCTGACGCGGTCTTTGGTGGATCGACTGCATGCGTCAGCGGGCCCGTTTCAACCGACACCCGAGTTTGCCCGCACCTCCAGCTTTGAAGTCGCGGTGCTGTTTCGCCATGTTCAGGACACCGCCACGGTGATTGAAGCGTCCGAGCGTTTGCTGGAGTCGTTGCGACAGCCGTTCCATCTGGAGGGGCAAGACTTCTATCTGTTGCCCACCGGGGGCTTGGGGCTCTATCCCAACGATGGCGACTCGGGCGAGGCTACGCTCAAAGCGGCGCGTGTGGCGCTGTCCACGCATGCGCACGAGGAGCGCTCCCTGCATTTCTACAACGCCGACCATGATCGTGCGCTGGCGCAGCGGCAGCGGCTTGAGGAAGACCTGCGCGGAGCCCTTGCCGCTGGGCAACTGTCCTTGGCCTACCAGCCGCTGGTGCGGGTTTCAGACCGCACGCCGTCGGGCGTGGAGGCATTGCTGCGCTGGACGCACCCTACATTGGGTGCCATCGGGCCGGTGGAGTTCATCCCGATGATGGAAGAGCTTGGCCTCATTCACGAGATTGGGGAATGGGTGCTGAACGAAGCCTGCGCGCAGGCGGTGCGATGGCAGCAATCGGGCCTGGTGCTCACTGAAATGGCGGTGAACGTGTCGGGGCTGCAACTGGCCGACCCGGGGTTTGCCAGCCGAGTGTCCCGGGCGCTGGCCCAGTCGGAGCTACCGCCTCAGAAGCTGGTGCTGGAGCTGACGGAATCTGTGCTGGTGCACGACAACGATGCAGCCATGGCGCAGTTGAGCGCGCTCAAAGCATTGGGTTTGCGTCTTGCGCTGGATGATTTTGGGACCGGGTTTTCGTCGCTGATGAGCATCGCACGGTTTCCGTTTGACATCGTCAAGCTCGACCGCAGCTTTGTGCAGGCGGCACCCTCGACGCGTGCGGCCGCGGCCATCGTGGAGGCGATCATGGCGTTGGCCACACGGCTTGGCATGGAAACAGTGGCAGAGGGCATTGAGACGGAAGAACAACTGCAATACATCGCTGCTTTGGGTTGCCATCTGGCGCAGGGCTATCTCTTTGCGCGCCCCTGTTCTGCGGAAGAGTTGACCGTCTTATACCCAGCCCATCCACCCCAATAA
- a CDS encoding dihydrofolate reductase family protein, with amino-acid sequence MGLLTFSINVTLDGCVDHQEGIADDETHAFFTRLMDESGAMLWGRVTYEMMESYWPVVARGDAEAPPVIREWAVKLEAKTKYVVSRARKNFPWANSHHIAGDLRTGVQKLKDATPNGVLLGSGKLATELDRLDLIDEYQFLVHPRIAGHGPTLYESGLLSTRRLDLVSSTPLRNGAVAMHYRRARG; translated from the coding sequence ATGGGACTCTTGACCTTCAGTATCAACGTCACCCTGGACGGCTGCGTCGACCACCAGGAGGGAATCGCGGACGACGAGACACACGCCTTCTTCACCCGCCTCATGGACGAGAGCGGGGCGATGCTGTGGGGTCGCGTCACCTACGAGATGATGGAGAGCTACTGGCCCGTGGTGGCCCGCGGCGATGCGGAGGCACCGCCGGTGATCCGCGAGTGGGCGGTCAAGCTGGAGGCCAAGACTAAGTACGTGGTGTCCAGGGCGCGAAAAAACTTCCCGTGGGCCAACAGCCACCACATCGCCGGCGACCTGCGCACTGGCGTACAAAAGCTCAAGGACGCGACCCCGAACGGTGTGCTGCTCGGTAGCGGCAAGCTCGCGACCGAACTGGACCGACTGGATCTGATCGACGAATACCAGTTCCTCGTCCACCCCAGAATCGCCGGCCACGGCCCGACCCTGTACGAGAGCGGGCTGCTCAGCACGCGACGGCTTGATCTGGTCTCATCGACGCCGCTCCGCAACGGCGCGGTCGCCATGCACTACCGGCGCGCGCGCGGCTAA
- a CDS encoding DUF4145 domain-containing protein — translation MTNSTVIDCPQCSVRVKTDIKYWVGNAESDAYFLAECPSCKQALLGKAFVYQDEQMNYEWSNAERIWPVPANTEISSSIPVAARRDIKDAQKCLSHGIYSAAAVLCGKALERLIHEKAGANMMIGKGLAELKTKGIIDERLFTWAEALRKERNIGAHASEQETTRENAEDVIDFTIAIFDYVYTLSEKYDKYLARKAMPHGLPG, via the coding sequence ATGACCAATTCCACTGTCATTGATTGCCCCCAGTGTTCCGTAAGAGTAAAAACGGACATTAAGTATTGGGTTGGTAACGCAGAGAGTGACGCCTATTTTCTTGCTGAGTGTCCGTCCTGCAAGCAGGCGCTTTTGGGTAAAGCCTTTGTTTATCAAGACGAGCAGATGAACTATGAGTGGAGTAATGCGGAGCGAATCTGGCCCGTACCTGCAAATACTGAAATTTCTTCCTCTATTCCGGTGGCAGCTCGCCGTGACATTAAAGATGCGCAGAAATGTCTGTCGCATGGCATTTATTCTGCAGCTGCCGTATTGTGTGGAAAGGCTTTAGAGCGGCTCATACATGAGAAGGCCGGAGCGAACATGATGATTGGCAAAGGCTTAGCAGAATTGAAAACTAAAGGCATCATTGATGAAAGACTCTTTACGTGGGCGGAAGCCTTGCGCAAAGAGCGCAATATCGGCGCACATGCGTCGGAGCAAGAGACTACTCGTGAAAATGCCGAAGATGTAATTGATTTCACCATAGCCATCTTTGATTATGTCTATACGTTGAGTGAAAAATACGACAAGTATTTGGCACGAAAGGCGATGCCTCACGGTCTGCCGGGCTAA
- a CDS encoding alpha/beta fold hydrolase, which translates to MQLGPPYNHHGHGSQQRNHDQGYALIEGANDVQSGRLLVYFHGVPGAPQEANVFDAPAQAHGLQVLCIDRFAMDSALRGDAYYQALAAHITSVAQGQVVDFVGFSMGAFIALQTSRFLPSQVRSIHLVSAAAPLDGGDFLEALAGKHVFRLAQKAPWLFGLLTRWQGVLARFAPGALFGMLFASAQGGDVALAKDAAFQAVVKSALQSAFGGGQAGYRRDVETYVQPWAASLATIHAPVHLWHGDADNWSSPAMAHYLQATLPHVAGLQLMPGLSHYSCLLAALPKICTQVAA; encoded by the coding sequence ATGCAACTTGGGCCACCCTACAACCACCATGGTCACGGCAGTCAGCAGCGCAATCACGATCAGGGCTATGCCTTGATTGAAGGCGCTAATGACGTGCAGTCGGGGCGGCTGCTCGTCTATTTCCACGGCGTGCCCGGTGCGCCGCAAGAGGCCAATGTGTTCGACGCGCCTGCCCAGGCGCATGGCCTGCAGGTGTTGTGCATAGACCGCTTCGCCATGGATAGCGCGCTGCGTGGGGACGCTTATTACCAAGCGCTGGCAGCACACATCACCAGCGTGGCCCAGGGGCAGGTCGTGGACTTTGTGGGTTTTTCCATGGGCGCGTTCATCGCGCTGCAGACCAGCCGCTTTCTGCCCTCGCAGGTGCGCAGCATCCATCTGGTATCTGCCGCCGCGCCGCTGGATGGCGGTGATTTTCTGGAGGCACTGGCGGGCAAACATGTCTTTCGCCTGGCGCAAAAGGCGCCTTGGCTGTTTGGCCTGCTGACACGCTGGCAGGGCGTGCTGGCCCGGTTTGCACCGGGTGCCTTGTTCGGCATGTTGTTCGCATCGGCCCAGGGGGGCGATGTCGCCCTGGCCAAAGATGCCGCGTTTCAAGCCGTCGTCAAATCCGCCTTGCAAAGCGCCTTTGGGGGAGGGCAGGCGGGTTACCGCCGTGATGTGGAAACCTATGTGCAACCGTGGGCCGCCAGCCTGGCCACCATTCACGCGCCCGTGCACCTGTGGCACGGCGATGCAGACAACTGGTCGTCGCCTGCCATGGCGCACTACCTGCAGGCCACGTTGCCTCACGTGGCCGGGCTGCAATTGATGCCCGGGCTGTCGCACTATTCCTGTTTGCTGGCGGCCCTACCAAAGATTTGCACGCAGGTGGCGGCATGA
- a CDS encoding helix-turn-helix domain-containing protein, producing MRTWTVSGRSASTGAPLAGDAASSEVGHVLAGMVMALGQPRFEDNLLDCLYPVVPAASWSVYRTGQHCRPTLFMSASHGVTDTTRDCWRAYLSGPYLKDRTLVAQPTSSAAALAGATGPMTQLCHIMAREVPVEHRAKVYEAHGVAERVSIVSLPGDGVVFAINFYRHQHQRPFTDGQLAMFGNLAPSLLALTRKHLALVGAPAIEADAEEGPVGPSLRSRLLALSPALTQRELDVCLRLLQGMTQDGIANDLGLSLPTVKTYRNRAFNRLGIHFRNELYALVMGASAVRGA from the coding sequence ATGAGGACATGGACCGTGAGTGGCCGCAGCGCTTCGACCGGCGCACCGCTGGCGGGTGATGCGGCAAGCAGTGAGGTCGGCCACGTGTTGGCCGGAATGGTCATGGCACTGGGCCAGCCCCGTTTTGAGGACAACCTGTTGGACTGCCTGTACCCGGTGGTGCCCGCCGCATCGTGGTCGGTGTACCGCACCGGGCAGCACTGCCGTCCCACGCTGTTCATGTCGGCCAGTCATGGCGTGACCGACACCACCCGCGACTGCTGGCGAGCCTACCTGTCGGGCCCCTACTTGAAGGACCGCACGCTGGTCGCACAACCGACCAGCTCTGCCGCCGCCCTGGCCGGTGCCACCGGGCCCATGACACAGCTGTGCCACATCATGGCGCGCGAGGTTCCTGTGGAGCACCGGGCCAAGGTCTATGAGGCGCATGGTGTGGCCGAGCGGGTGTCTATCGTCAGCCTGCCTGGCGACGGGGTGGTGTTCGCGATCAACTTCTACCGCCATCAGCACCAGCGGCCCTTCACAGATGGGCAACTGGCCATGTTTGGCAATCTGGCGCCGTCGTTGCTGGCACTGACCCGCAAGCACCTGGCACTGGTGGGAGCGCCTGCCATCGAGGCGGATGCGGAAGAGGGGCCCGTCGGCCCCAGCCTGCGCAGCCGATTGCTGGCCCTGTCACCGGCGCTGACGCAGCGCGAGCTGGATGTGTGCCTGCGCTTGCTGCAGGGCATGACGCAGGATGGCATTGCCAACGACCTGGGCTTGAGTCTGCCCACGGTCAAGACCTACCGCAACCGGGCCTTCAACCGCCTGGGTATCCACTTTCGCAACGAACTGTATGCCCTGGTCATGGGGGCTTCCGCCGTGCGCGGCGCTTGA
- a CDS encoding Bug family tripartite tricarboxylate transporter substrate binding protein → MSTPSTRRTHLRQLTRTAAALAVAAASLAPWTTAQAQSAAGYPTKPVRIIVGFPAGTGPDIVARLLAQKLSEGWGNMGVIVDNKPGAGGLIAANEAAHAAPDGYTLMLGETGQLSIAPSSYNKLPYDPQKDFAAVSQVVSSDFVLLVNPQKVPSKNVKEFVEWSGKQPNGMFLATFGAGTPGHFGAFMFGDAVKIKPEAVHYKTTGDALGGLFSGDVQGVFASVGLAAPNVKAGKLLALGSTGATRANALPDTPTMKEQGYNSLEFTSWFGIVAPAKVPADILAKLSADIQKAVKSADGKTRLEEAGFRVTGTSREDFTRIISADTVTWGKAVAATGFKAD, encoded by the coding sequence ATGAGCACACCATCCACCCGTCGCACCCACCTGCGCCAGCTGACCCGCACCGCCGCCGCGCTGGCGGTTGCCGCTGCATCACTGGCGCCATGGACCACCGCGCAAGCCCAATCGGCCGCGGGCTACCCGACCAAACCTGTGCGCATCATTGTGGGATTCCCGGCAGGCACCGGTCCGGACATCGTGGCCCGCCTGCTGGCTCAAAAGCTGTCAGAAGGCTGGGGCAACATGGGTGTGATTGTGGACAACAAGCCCGGTGCCGGTGGCCTGATTGCCGCCAATGAGGCCGCCCACGCCGCGCCCGACGGCTACACGCTGATGCTGGGCGAGACCGGGCAACTGAGCATTGCCCCCAGCAGCTACAACAAACTGCCTTACGACCCGCAAAAAGACTTTGCCGCCGTCAGCCAAGTCGTGAGCTCCGACTTCGTGCTGCTGGTCAACCCGCAGAAGGTCCCGTCCAAAAACGTCAAGGAGTTTGTCGAGTGGAGCGGCAAACAGCCCAATGGCATGTTCCTGGCCACCTTTGGTGCAGGCACACCGGGCCACTTTGGCGCCTTCATGTTTGGCGATGCCGTCAAGATCAAACCTGAAGCAGTGCACTACAAAACCACAGGTGACGCGCTGGGTGGCCTGTTCAGTGGCGACGTACAGGGCGTGTTTGCCAGCGTGGGTCTGGCCGCCCCCAACGTCAAGGCCGGCAAACTGCTGGCCCTGGGCAGCACTGGCGCGACCCGTGCCAACGCGCTCCCCGACACCCCCACCATGAAGGAACAGGGTTACAACAGCCTCGAATTCACCTCGTGGTTTGGCATTGTGGCGCCCGCCAAGGTACCCGCTGACATCCTCGCCAAGCTCAGTGCCGACATCCAGAAAGCCGTGAAATCCGCCGATGGCAAGACCCGATTGGAAGAGGCCGGTTTCCGCGTTACGGGCACCTCCCGCGAGGACTTCACCCGCATCATCAGCGCCGACACCGTGACATGGGGCAAGGCCGTGGCCGCTACCGGATTCAAGGCCGACTGA
- a CDS encoding DUF3237 domain-containing protein: MAPMDALAPPALKYFADLTVQVGPPQEVGQTGRGLRRLIPILSGQATGDGWTARVLPGGADFQLVVNERLAELDARYVLETDGGDMIYVQNRALRCGPADLMARLVRGEPVDPTQIYFRCSPTFETASRALGWITERMFVGSGARFPDQVAMRFYELM, from the coding sequence ATGGCCCCCATGGACGCCCTCGCGCCACCGGCCTTGAAGTATTTTGCTGACCTGACTGTGCAGGTGGGCCCACCTCAGGAGGTGGGCCAGACCGGGCGCGGCCTGCGCCGCCTGATCCCTATCCTGAGTGGTCAGGCCACAGGTGATGGCTGGACTGCCCGCGTGCTGCCCGGCGGCGCAGACTTTCAGTTGGTCGTCAACGAGCGTCTGGCCGAGCTGGATGCGCGCTATGTGCTGGAGACCGATGGCGGCGACATGATTTATGTGCAGAACCGCGCCCTGCGCTGCGGCCCGGCAGACCTGATGGCCCGGCTGGTACGCGGTGAGCCGGTGGACCCGACGCAGATCTACTTTCGCTGCAGCCCCACGTTTGAGACCGCCTCGCGCGCGCTGGGCTGGATCACCGAGCGCATGTTTGTCGGCTCGGGCGCGCGCTTCCCTGATCAGGTGGCCATGCGCTTTTATGAGCTGATGTAG